The following proteins are encoded in a genomic region of Gimesia algae:
- a CDS encoding HD-GYP domain-containing protein, protein MSTEIKEQTDLSVDSQINPQDTVSIRVEDLIVGRRINHPIYDTNGVLLLAADSVVNSRFKQLLRDRKMPQVEIHSDDAASVSLGGLAADSMLQEGNQGIFSTELTAKLDRLIESGSMFVANTGPAVRDSMVMHGCKGYDAAHREKLFEQQQQFGESLDGMMRGALTGKTPSGAEITGMAASYLTQLTSDADSVISAAAEAGKDESLSQHCLQMSLLGMAIGTELNLDENNVRNIGLCGLVHDWGMVRVQEKIGKGRRQLSPLERMEMQKHPIFSLEMLENVAGIPSIVPVVCYQVHEQPNGLGYPRQRSQKMIHMFARILNVAHSYVSLTSSREDRPALMPYAAMEYLLRLTNDKTIDQAPMRALLNLLSLFPIGSIVILTDGSAARVIRRNKDYYTSPIVQLIQTSDGKNVDPLDPDSIIDLNESELEIDQALPTPGKDEIDLSSDLFDDQI, encoded by the coding sequence ATGTCTACAGAAATAAAAGAACAAACAGATCTGTCCGTTGATTCTCAGATTAATCCTCAGGATACCGTCTCCATACGCGTCGAAGATCTGATTGTGGGGCGCAGAATCAATCATCCGATCTATGATACAAACGGCGTGTTACTGTTGGCTGCTGATTCAGTGGTAAATTCACGGTTCAAGCAGTTATTGCGCGACCGGAAAATGCCTCAGGTTGAGATTCATAGTGACGATGCCGCCTCCGTCAGCCTGGGAGGGTTGGCTGCAGATTCCATGCTGCAGGAAGGAAACCAGGGAATCTTTTCAACGGAACTGACCGCAAAACTGGACCGGTTAATTGAATCGGGTTCGATGTTCGTCGCCAACACCGGACCGGCAGTCCGGGATTCCATGGTGATGCATGGCTGTAAGGGTTACGATGCAGCCCACCGCGAAAAGTTATTTGAACAGCAGCAGCAATTTGGTGAGTCCCTGGATGGGATGATGCGTGGTGCCCTCACAGGGAAAACTCCCAGTGGAGCAGAAATTACCGGGATGGCAGCCAGTTATCTGACACAGCTGACTTCTGATGCAGACAGTGTGATCTCGGCCGCGGCTGAAGCTGGTAAAGACGAATCACTCTCGCAGCATTGCCTGCAAATGTCATTGCTGGGCATGGCAATTGGCACCGAACTGAATCTTGATGAGAACAATGTTCGCAACATCGGTTTATGTGGCCTGGTTCATGACTGGGGGATGGTTCGTGTTCAGGAGAAAATCGGCAAAGGACGTCGTCAACTGAGTCCGCTGGAACGCATGGAGATGCAGAAACATCCGATTTTCTCACTGGAAATGCTGGAAAATGTGGCAGGAATTCCCAGTATTGTGCCGGTCGTCTGTTATCAGGTGCACGAGCAGCCTAATGGCCTGGGGTATCCACGACAGCGATCACAGAAAATGATTCACATGTTTGCCCGCATTCTGAATGTCGCGCATTCCTATGTTTCTCTCACGAGCTCCAGGGAAGACCGCCCTGCTCTGATGCCTTATGCGGCCATGGAATATCTGTTACGGCTGACGAATGATAAAACAATCGATCAGGCACCCATGCGGGCTCTATTAAATCTGCTCTCTCTGTTTCCTATTGGGAGTATCGTGATTCTCACCGATGGAAGTGCAGCCAGAGTCATCCGCCGAAACAAAGATTATTACACCAGCCCGATCGTTCAATTAATTCAGACTTCCGATGGCAAAAATGTGGATCCGCTGGATCCGGACAGTATTATCGATCTAAATGAAAGTGAACTGGAAATCGATCAGGCCTTGCCTACCCCCGGTAAAGATGAGATCGATTTATCGTCGGATCTGTTTGATGATCAGATCTAA
- a CDS encoding sugar phosphate isomerase/epimerase family protein, whose product MEKWPIGVFASVDAGLGVHFDVVQELGIPTIQIHAPHKQTRTPEVAQEFLERCKAAGIKLTCVFGGFDGESYADIPTTKQTVGLVPAETRAARVEEMKEISDFTRLLGCDTVALHIGFVPEDRESNDYKELVKVTQGLLDHVKVNGQNLNLETGQESADHLLDFISDVGRDNLKINFDPANMILYGTGDPIAALKRVGHLVGSVHCKDATWAAEGKRGIDWGAEVPLGEGDVGMGTYLRTLDDIGYTGPLTIEREIPEDREQQKADIGKAVSLLTELKEQLS is encoded by the coding sequence ATGGAAAAATGGCCTATTGGTGTATTCGCCTCGGTTGATGCAGGATTAGGAGTGCATTTTGACGTGGTTCAGGAGTTGGGAATTCCCACCATTCAGATCCATGCACCTCACAAACAGACGCGAACTCCCGAAGTGGCTCAGGAATTTCTGGAACGCTGCAAAGCCGCCGGGATCAAACTCACTTGTGTCTTCGGCGGATTCGATGGCGAAAGTTATGCAGATATCCCCACCACAAAACAGACCGTCGGGCTCGTTCCCGCTGAAACACGGGCAGCCCGCGTTGAGGAAATGAAAGAGATTTCAGATTTTACCAGATTACTCGGATGCGATACCGTCGCTCTGCATATTGGCTTTGTTCCAGAAGATCGTGAATCAAACGATTATAAAGAACTGGTCAAGGTCACACAGGGCCTGCTGGATCATGTCAAAGTGAATGGACAGAACCTGAATCTGGAAACAGGTCAGGAGTCTGCAGACCATCTGCTGGACTTCATCAGTGATGTCGGTCGAGATAATCTGAAAATCAACTTCGACCCGGCTAATATGATCCTGTATGGAACAGGCGACCCGATCGCTGCCTTGAAACGCGTTGGGCATCTGGTTGGCAGTGTCCACTGTAAGGACGCCACCTGGGCTGCTGAGGGCAAACGGGGTATCGACTGGGGAGCGGAAGTTCCTCTCGGAGAGGGCGATGTCGGTATGGGAACCTACCTGCGGACTCTGGATGACATTGGATATACCGGCCCGCTGACAATTGAACGGGAAATCCCCGAAGATCGCGAACAGCAGAAAGCTGATATCGGCAAAGCCGTTTCGCTGTTAACAGAGCTGAAAGAGCAACTCAGTTAA
- a CDS encoding universal stress protein, producing MIDIKKILIPTDFSETSQAATQYAVELAKKFGAQLHLLHVIEDPVVYMPMFESYALPPKEDFENFAKTRLDNWILDEDKAGLEISTHWVHGNPFVDILKYSKREEIDLIVVGTHGRSFTAHLLLGSVAEKVVRKASCPVLTVRPKGHQFIHPISDDE from the coding sequence ATGATCGACATCAAAAAAATCCTGATTCCAACAGACTTCAGCGAAACCTCTCAGGCAGCGACTCAGTATGCAGTCGAACTGGCAAAAAAATTCGGTGCCCAACTGCATTTGCTGCATGTGATTGAAGACCCTGTGGTCTATATGCCTATGTTTGAGAGCTACGCACTGCCTCCCAAAGAAGACTTTGAAAACTTCGCCAAAACCCGGCTGGATAACTGGATCCTGGATGAAGACAAAGCAGGTCTGGAAATTTCAACCCACTGGGTACACGGAAATCCGTTTGTAGACATCCTAAAATACTCCAAGCGGGAAGAGATTGATCTGATCGTAGTTGGTACGCACGGACGTTCTTTCACCGCACATCTGCTGCTGGGCAGTGTCGCAGAAAAAGTGGTTCGCAAGGCATCCTGTCCGGTTTTGACGGTACGGCCTAAAGGTCATCAGTTCATTCACCCGATATCCGATGACGAATAA
- a CDS encoding SLC13 family permease, translating to MIGDSSHSGESRIPFYGKLFSLIAFLIVLNLPTPADMTSSAQRLAAVTALMAILWMTQAIPIAATSLIPLVAFPIFGIQNPKTVSASYMNENIFLYMGGFIIALGIEKWGVHRRIALNTIRVIGSSPRRVVLGFLFATAFLSMWISNTASTLLMLPIGMAIIGSISELSMFESQEDSSKAIRHFSVALLLGIAYSASIGGVTTLIGTPTNIAFQSIWTSQFPDGPKLSAGEWMIMVVPFGITFLMLTWIVLCWNMPKLASSKESSKAIINEHVRKLGKPTRPEILMLLVFVITAVLWITRKPLTFGENFVLLPGWETLPIHFLTKWGVSVDSASGWVHDSTVAMGMALLMFAIPAQKSEQGETQYLMDWETAERLPWGVLLLIGGGFAIASAFSSTELSDWVGEVFSQFITGWPPWALIFAACLMLTFLTEFTSNIATVNTVLPIMAATAVSLGIDPRLIMIPAAISASCAFTMPIATPPNAIVFASGKIKMSDMLKYGIILNLIGVFLLTAFMWFYFVPQLGIEFGTVPEWVHQD from the coding sequence GTGATTGGCGACTCATCACATTCGGGAGAAAGCAGAATTCCCTTCTACGGGAAGCTGTTCAGCCTGATCGCATTTTTGATCGTTCTGAATCTGCCTACACCTGCAGACATGACATCCTCGGCTCAGCGTCTGGCCGCAGTCACGGCATTGATGGCGATTCTATGGATGACGCAAGCGATTCCCATCGCCGCGACCAGCCTGATCCCCCTGGTCGCGTTTCCCATTTTCGGCATTCAGAACCCGAAAACCGTCAGTGCGTCGTACATGAATGAGAATATCTTCCTGTATATGGGGGGATTCATCATTGCGCTGGGAATTGAAAAATGGGGCGTGCATCGGCGTATCGCGTTAAATACGATTCGTGTTATCGGCAGTAGTCCACGTCGGGTTGTGCTCGGCTTCTTATTTGCAACCGCTTTTCTTTCGATGTGGATCAGCAATACTGCTTCGACATTGCTGATGCTGCCAATTGGCATGGCGATTATCGGTTCGATCTCCGAGCTGTCCATGTTTGAATCTCAGGAAGACTCCTCAAAAGCAATTCGTCATTTCTCGGTCGCCTTACTGCTGGGTATTGCTTATTCCGCAAGCATTGGCGGGGTGACCACACTCATCGGAACGCCTACAAATATTGCATTTCAGTCGATCTGGACTTCTCAGTTTCCTGATGGCCCTAAGTTATCAGCTGGGGAGTGGATGATCATGGTGGTTCCGTTTGGTATTACCTTTCTGATGCTGACCTGGATCGTACTCTGCTGGAATATGCCAAAGCTGGCGAGCTCAAAAGAGTCCTCCAAAGCGATTATCAATGAACATGTCAGGAAACTGGGGAAGCCGACACGACCGGAAATCCTGATGTTGCTTGTGTTTGTGATCACAGCCGTTTTATGGATCACCCGAAAACCACTCACTTTTGGAGAAAATTTCGTTCTGCTGCCTGGCTGGGAAACACTGCCGATTCATTTTCTGACAAAGTGGGGTGTTTCCGTGGATTCCGCATCAGGCTGGGTGCATGATTCCACGGTAGCTATGGGCATGGCGTTACTCATGTTTGCAATCCCGGCTCAGAAATCGGAACAGGGGGAAACACAATACCTGATGGATTGGGAGACGGCAGAACGACTTCCCTGGGGAGTGCTGCTACTGATTGGAGGCGGGTTTGCGATCGCGAGCGCGTTTAGCAGCACGGAACTCTCTGACTGGGTCGGAGAGGTATTTTCACAATTTATCACAGGCTGGCCCCCTTGGGCACTTATCTTTGCCGCATGTCTGATGCTCACGTTTTTGACGGAATTCACATCCAATATCGCGACTGTGAATACAGTGCTGCCCATCATGGCGGCGACGGCAGTCAGTCTGGGCATCGACCCGCGTCTGATCATGATTCCCGCTGCGATTTCAGCCAGTTGCGCCTTCACGATGCCGATTGCCACGCCTCCCAATGCCATTGTGTTCGCATCGGGTAAAATCAAAATGTCGGACATGCTCAAATACGGCATCATCCTCAATCTGATTGGGGTCTTTCTGCTGACCGCATTCATGTGGTTCTATTTCGTACCGCAACTCGGGATTGAGTTTGGCACCGTCCCCGAATGGGTTCATCAGGATTAA
- a CDS encoding tRNA modification GTPase, whose product MNLQFDDTIVALASAPGSGAAGLIRVSGSDIIPCLEHCFHSDDQWQNSRLPTRHPGTIRLAGSDSRLPGALYFWPTVRSFTGQPLAEFHTISSPPLLESAIENLAAHGARMARPGEFTLRAFLAGRVDLVQAEAVLGVIDAYDHEELNLALSQLAGGVSTRIGAARLELLELLSELEAGLDFVEEDIEFIDRETLVKRLQKIRAFCEHLYLDSSERMESTGNLSLVLAGLPNAGKSTLYNALVGDKQAALVSDIEGTTRDYLATSLNWNGQPIQLIDTAGLEAGVHGISISAQEFRQQKMTQADLVIWCTAADLRPELKSVDQSQREQLAKSQNVLTVLTKSDLSPALAATHKCEVALSVAEETGLDDLKQLILSRLTEYRRGSRQLIGSTASRCRDSLRQAGLALQAAEEAAQLQVGEELVAIEIREALQHLGQIVGQVYTDDILDRIFSKFCIGK is encoded by the coding sequence ATGAATCTGCAATTTGACGATACCATTGTCGCGTTAGCCTCTGCACCCGGAAGTGGTGCAGCAGGTCTGATTCGTGTCTCCGGTTCTGATATTATTCCCTGTCTGGAGCACTGCTTTCACTCTGATGATCAATGGCAGAACTCACGGCTGCCGACACGTCATCCCGGCACTATCAGACTGGCAGGCAGTGATTCACGATTACCGGGGGCACTCTATTTCTGGCCGACTGTGCGGAGCTTTACAGGGCAACCTCTGGCAGAATTTCATACGATCAGTTCGCCTCCACTGCTCGAGTCAGCCATCGAAAATCTGGCGGCACACGGTGCCCGGATGGCGCGACCCGGTGAGTTCACGCTGCGTGCGTTTCTGGCAGGACGTGTGGATCTGGTCCAGGCAGAAGCCGTGCTGGGAGTGATTGACGCATACGATCATGAAGAGCTGAACCTGGCGCTCAGTCAGCTGGCAGGAGGCGTCTCCACCAGGATCGGCGCTGCCCGGCTGGAACTGCTGGAACTGCTGTCAGAGCTGGAAGCCGGTCTGGATTTTGTGGAAGAAGATATTGAATTTATTGATCGCGAAACCCTGGTGAAACGCTTGCAGAAGATTCGTGCGTTCTGCGAGCACCTGTATCTTGACTCCTCAGAACGGATGGAATCGACGGGGAACCTGTCACTCGTACTGGCCGGTCTGCCGAATGCCGGTAAGAGTACTTTGTATAATGCTCTGGTAGGTGACAAGCAGGCGGCTCTTGTTTCCGACATCGAAGGTACCACCCGTGATTATCTGGCGACCTCCCTCAACTGGAACGGACAGCCGATTCAACTGATCGATACCGCTGGGCTTGAAGCGGGCGTGCATGGGATTTCAATCTCTGCTCAAGAGTTCCGCCAGCAGAAGATGACACAGGCAGACCTGGTCATATGGTGCACCGCGGCTGACTTGCGTCCTGAACTAAAAAGTGTTGATCAGTCACAGCGTGAGCAACTTGCCAAATCACAGAATGTCTTAACCGTTTTGACGAAAAGTGATCTCTCCCCTGCCCTGGCTGCGACCCACAAATGCGAAGTAGCCTTGAGTGTGGCTGAAGAAACCGGACTGGATGATCTCAAGCAACTGATTCTTTCGCGATTAACTGAATATCGTCGAGGCAGTCGCCAGTTGATCGGTTCAACCGCTTCCCGTTGCCGCGATAGTCTGCGTCAGGCGGGACTGGCATTACAGGCAGCGGAAGAAGCAGCGCAGTTACAAGTGGGTGAAGAACTGGTTGCGATTGAGATTCGCGAAGCTTTGCAGCATCTGGGGCAGATTGTCGGTCAGGTTTATACAGATGATATTCTGGATCGCATTTTCAGCAAATTCTGCATCGGCAAATAA
- a CDS encoding YidC/Oxa1 family insertase periplasmic-domain containing protein — MEQKRLLLFVTLSASMIFVWQLFIFPKLAPPQPVVQKAVEKDAKEPQAADAPVVAKKPGQLGDEIIAEQKPVPPKADLLKNPHRTILLGSLDPDSGYFLQTKISTQGASLVEAHLNDPLYRDLKDPRQPLKILDEFKAGKDFKRSLDLDVEQLDAKLAALNTDCHSANWKILELVKDPEDAKIIQAVRLSLTAPDGSIEVQKKFELKKYPVPEGQDSPEFREFRDTDQAGYMVHFDIKVINHSQAKQNLEYQLLGPIGIPLENAENTRKFRDLRIGFLQDDKSVETEIFTAPDIIENVNAQQVEKYSRAFQFAGVDIQYFAALLTPDGKNYDPQLINGEMESNYSASIEPVLIQHDVRLETQSRITVKVNSRDLDLAPGADITHSYAMYTGPKRESLLGPPLNATEIMDLGIFGPVAKLMLWLLTTLHGFGLSYGVAIIGLTILVRGSLYPLSRKQAIGAQKMKELQPQIAELKKKYADDKEKLGRAQMELFSKNNYNPLAGCLPIFMQLPIFFGLYTALNNAVQLRGTPFLWVDNLAAPDALFQMPFNIPFLGNQFNLLPIVTVGLFVMQQKLFMPPPTDKDQELQHKIMNYMMIGMGFMFYHVPAGLCVYFIASSLWGICERKLLDYQSKRRPSTVVGTDPNVIEVEAKSNKKNQNRKDKTEEPPAKKGWFARLQEIADQAQEQAALNERKQENSRDRGPGKKSKKRR, encoded by the coding sequence ATGGAACAAAAACGTCTCTTACTATTTGTCACACTGTCAGCATCAATGATATTTGTCTGGCAGCTGTTTATCTTCCCTAAACTCGCCCCTCCCCAGCCCGTAGTACAAAAAGCGGTCGAGAAGGATGCCAAAGAACCTCAGGCTGCCGATGCGCCTGTGGTGGCGAAAAAACCAGGGCAATTGGGGGATGAAATAATAGCCGAACAGAAGCCGGTTCCCCCCAAAGCGGACCTGCTGAAGAATCCTCACCGTACGATTCTCCTGGGGTCACTGGACCCAGACTCCGGCTATTTTCTGCAGACGAAAATTTCGACCCAGGGCGCATCACTGGTCGAGGCACACCTGAATGACCCCCTGTACCGCGATCTGAAAGATCCCAGACAACCGCTGAAAATTCTGGATGAGTTTAAAGCCGGCAAAGACTTCAAACGCAGCCTGGACCTGGATGTTGAACAACTGGATGCCAAGCTGGCCGCGTTAAACACAGACTGTCACTCAGCCAACTGGAAAATTCTGGAACTGGTAAAAGATCCCGAGGATGCCAAAATCATTCAGGCAGTTCGTCTGAGTCTGACGGCCCCGGATGGCAGTATTGAAGTTCAAAAGAAATTTGAACTCAAGAAATATCCGGTTCCAGAGGGACAGGATTCTCCTGAATTTCGTGAGTTTCGCGACACCGATCAGGCGGGGTACATGGTCCACTTTGATATCAAAGTGATCAACCACAGCCAGGCAAAACAGAACCTGGAGTATCAACTGCTGGGACCGATTGGGATTCCACTGGAAAATGCCGAAAATACACGGAAATTCCGAGACCTGCGCATTGGATTTCTGCAGGATGATAAGAGCGTCGAGACCGAAATATTTACAGCTCCAGACATTATTGAAAATGTGAATGCGCAACAGGTCGAGAAGTACAGTCGTGCATTTCAATTTGCCGGCGTGGATATTCAGTACTTCGCTGCCCTGCTGACGCCCGATGGAAAAAACTACGATCCCCAGCTGATTAACGGCGAAATGGAGTCCAACTATTCTGCCAGTATTGAGCCGGTTTTGATTCAGCATGATGTGAGACTGGAAACACAGAGCCGGATCACGGTCAAAGTCAATTCGAGAGATCTGGATCTGGCACCGGGTGCTGATATCACACACAGCTATGCGATGTATACCGGTCCCAAACGGGAATCCCTGCTGGGACCGCCACTCAATGCAACCGAAATTATGGACCTGGGTATTTTCGGGCCGGTTGCCAAGCTGATGCTCTGGCTGCTGACCACCCTGCATGGCTTTGGGTTGTCATATGGAGTCGCCATTATTGGTCTCACAATCCTTGTACGTGGCAGCTTGTATCCACTTTCTCGCAAACAGGCTATTGGTGCCCAGAAGATGAAAGAGCTGCAGCCACAGATTGCTGAGCTCAAAAAGAAATATGCGGACGATAAAGAAAAACTCGGCCGGGCGCAAATGGAGTTATTCAGTAAGAATAATTACAACCCGCTGGCCGGCTGTCTGCCGATCTTCATGCAGTTACCGATCTTCTTCGGCTTATATACGGCGTTAAATAATGCCGTTCAGCTGCGGGGCACCCCCTTCCTGTGGGTCGATAACCTGGCGGCACCCGATGCCCTGTTTCAAATGCCATTTAACATCCCCTTCCTGGGAAACCAGTTCAATCTGCTGCCCATAGTAACTGTAGGGTTGTTTGTAATGCAGCAGAAACTGTTCATGCCCCCGCCAACCGATAAAGATCAGGAACTCCAGCACAAGATCATGAACTATATGATGATCGGGATGGGATTCATGTTTTATCATGTTCCCGCTGGTCTGTGTGTGTACTTCATCGCATCCAGCCTGTGGGGAATCTGTGAGCGAAAGCTGCTGGACTATCAGTCCAAACGGCGTCCATCGACGGTTGTGGGAACCGATCCCAATGTGATCGAAGTCGAAGCCAAATCGAATAAAAAAAATCAGAACAGAAAAGATAAGACGGAAGAGCCACCCGCCAAAAAAGGCTGGTTTGCCCGTCTTCAGGAAATCGCAGATCAGGCGCAAGAGCAGGCAGCGTTGAATGAGCGGAAACAGGAGAATTCTCGAGACCGCGGACCGGGGAAAAAGTCTAAAAAACGCCGATAA
- a CDS encoding metallophosphoesterase family protein, whose translation MLRAIISDIHGNLEALQAVLADIDSREISEIYCLGDIIGYGPNPRECIDLVRKRCLKSLLGNHDQAALFDPEGFNAGAERAIFWTRRMLETGDASKNQDRWDFLGELPRMIREENMLFVHGSARNPLNEYVFPEDIYNQRKMERIFGLVDQFCFQGHTHIPGIFTESMNFLAPDEIDYVYPFGQEKFLVNVGSVGQPRDADNRSSYVIIDDEKVNFCRVDYDFNTTAEKIYDIPDLDNFLGDRLRDGR comes from the coding sequence TTGTTAAGAGCGATAATAAGTGATATTCACGGTAATCTCGAAGCGCTGCAGGCGGTTCTGGCAGATATTGACAGCCGTGAGATCAGTGAAATTTATTGCCTGGGCGATATTATCGGCTACGGCCCGAATCCGCGCGAATGTATCGACCTGGTGCGAAAACGTTGTCTGAAGTCATTGCTGGGTAACCATGATCAGGCAGCCTTATTTGATCCGGAAGGCTTCAATGCAGGCGCTGAACGTGCTATCTTCTGGACGCGACGCATGCTGGAAACGGGCGATGCCTCGAAGAATCAGGATCGCTGGGATTTTCTGGGCGAACTGCCTCGAATGATTCGCGAAGAGAATATGTTGTTTGTGCATGGTTCTGCACGGAATCCATTGAATGAATATGTATTTCCGGAAGATATCTACAATCAGCGTAAAATGGAGCGGATTTTTGGTCTGGTCGACCAGTTCTGCTTTCAGGGGCACACACATATTCCCGGGATCTTCACAGAAAGTATGAATTTTCTTGCTCCGGATGAAATAGATTACGTTTACCCCTTTGGCCAGGAAAAATTTCTGGTGAATGTAGGTTCGGTCGGCCAGCCGCGCGATGCAGATAATCGTTCTTCCTATGTGATCATTGATGATGAGAAAGTCAATTTCTGCCGCGTCGATTATGACTTTAATACGACTGCTGAAAAGATTTACGATATTCCTGATTTAGATAACTTCTTAGGCGACCGCCTGCGGGATGGTCGATAA
- a CDS encoding sigma-54-dependent transcriptional regulator — protein sequence MKTNSGSLLVVDDDQYILEAMADYLRSLGHRTETSLSCLDAIERLKEFPFQVVVCDVNLPDQDGFHLLEWVKDNAPDTAVIMLTGYGTIESAVEAIRLGAFEYLTKPVIDEELSLTIERCLDQRKVVEENKSLKAQLDQRFGLSNIVGQDYKMQKMFDLIESVADTRTTVLVLGENGTGKTMTARAIHQLSDRCKQPFVEVACGALPDSLLESELFGHKAGSFTGASHDKIGKFLQADGGTLFLDEIATASPSLQVKLLRVLQDREFEAVGDNVTHSVDIRLILATNQNLEEMVAKGEFRQDLYYRINVITLTQPALRERISDIPLLIEHYLKVYNEQIGKSINGFDASATQAMLKYSWPGNVRELINVVERCVVLTKGDYIRMHDLPEQIRQEQSYSLSSENRLSNGSLKTALANPERQIIIEALEANGWNRQNTSKALGINRTTLYKKMKKYDIDFEKQLMH from the coding sequence ATGAAGACAAACTCTGGTTCCTTACTGGTAGTCGATGACGATCAATATATTCTGGAAGCGATGGCAGATTACCTGAGAAGCCTCGGGCATCGCACCGAAACTTCTCTCAGTTGCCTGGATGCTATTGAGCGCTTAAAGGAATTTCCCTTTCAGGTCGTTGTCTGTGACGTGAACTTGCCTGATCAGGATGGTTTCCATCTGCTTGAATGGGTGAAAGACAATGCACCGGATACTGCGGTCATCATGCTCACCGGTTATGGAACCATTGAGAGCGCCGTCGAAGCAATCCGCCTGGGTGCGTTTGAATATCTGACCAAACCTGTCATTGACGAAGAACTCAGCCTGACGATCGAACGCTGCCTGGATCAGCGCAAAGTGGTCGAAGAGAATAAATCGCTCAAGGCACAACTTGATCAACGATTTGGTCTCTCGAACATCGTCGGCCAAGACTACAAAATGCAGAAAATGTTTGACCTGATTGAAAGTGTGGCTGATACGCGTACCACCGTACTCGTTCTGGGAGAAAACGGTACTGGAAAAACGATGACCGCCCGTGCGATCCACCAGTTGAGCGACCGCTGCAAACAACCGTTCGTCGAAGTCGCCTGTGGTGCGCTGCCCGATTCCTTACTGGAAAGTGAACTGTTTGGACATAAAGCCGGGTCGTTTACCGGAGCCTCTCACGACAAGATCGGTAAGTTTCTTCAAGCAGATGGCGGAACGCTGTTCCTGGACGAAATTGCAACTGCATCGCCGAGCCTGCAGGTAAAGCTGCTACGGGTCTTACAGGATCGGGAATTTGAAGCCGTCGGTGACAACGTCACTCATTCTGTCGACATTCGTCTGATTCTTGCTACCAACCAGAACCTGGAAGAAATGGTGGCCAAAGGGGAGTTCAGACAGGACCTCTATTACCGGATCAATGTCATCACCCTCACACAACCCGCTTTGCGGGAACGAATCAGCGATATACCGCTGCTGATTGAACACTACCTGAAGGTCTATAACGAACAGATCGGAAAATCAATCAACGGATTTGATGCTTCCGCAACACAGGCTATGCTGAAATACTCATGGCCGGGTAATGTGCGCGAATTGATCAACGTTGTTGAACGTTGCGTCGTATTGACAAAAGGTGACTATATTCGCATGCACGACCTGCCGGAACAGATTCGCCAGGAACAATCTTACTCACTCTCTTCGGAAAATCGCTTGAGCAATGGTTCATTGAAAACCGCGCTGGCTAATCCCGAACGTCAGATTATTATTGAAGCTCTGGAAGCGAATGGCTGGAACCGACAGAATACATCGAAAGCGCTGGGGATCAACCGGACCACGCTATACAAGAAGATGAAAAAGTACGATATCGATTTCGAAAAGCAGTTGATGCACTAA
- the cmk gene encoding (d)CMP kinase has translation MIVTIDGPAGSGKSTAAKGLADRLGFEFLDTGAMYRCVAWAVIEKQVDPTDETAVVRVSQQIQITFSDAHVLVNDKEVTGLIRTPEVTEVASVVAQYPGVREELVRLQRDAASGIDIVSEGRDQGTVVFPDAFCKFFLVADPQERARRRHEELQAEGKDVTVDEILEQIYQRDQRDEQRDVAPLKAADDALEINTSILTIDEVLDQLEQTVRERISS, from the coding sequence ATGATCGTGACGATTGATGGTCCCGCAGGCTCCGGGAAAAGTACTGCCGCAAAGGGCCTGGCTGACAGACTGGGTTTTGAATTCCTGGATACCGGTGCCATGTACCGCTGTGTTGCCTGGGCCGTAATTGAAAAACAGGTCGACCCGACTGATGAAACTGCAGTGGTACGCGTCAGCCAGCAGATTCAGATTACATTCTCTGATGCCCATGTGCTGGTAAATGATAAAGAGGTTACGGGGCTGATTCGGACCCCGGAAGTCACAGAGGTAGCCTCAGTGGTGGCTCAATATCCGGGGGTGCGCGAAGAACTGGTTCGGCTGCAGCGCGATGCTGCCTCTGGAATCGATATTGTCAGTGAAGGCCGCGATCAGGGGACCGTGGTATTTCCGGATGCCTTCTGCAAATTTTTTCTGGTCGCAGATCCCCAGGAGCGGGCGCGGCGCAGGCATGAAGAACTGCAGGCGGAAGGCAAAGACGTCACGGTCGATGAAATTCTAGAGCAGATTTATCAACGCGATCAACGGGATGAACAGCGCGACGTCGCCCCGTTGAAGGCGGCAGACGACGCGCTGGAAATCAATACTTCGATTCTCACAATAGATGAAGTGTTAGATCAGCTCGAACAGACGGTTCGTGAGCGAATCAGTTCTTGA